In Coffea eugenioides isolate CCC68of chromosome 4, Ceug_1.0, whole genome shotgun sequence, the genomic stretch TCTACATTACAGTTTTAGTTGATGAATCAGAACTGCATTCCTTGCGTAtgttgaattggactgaaaaAACGTTGAAATCTAATCTTGACTCTCTTGGTTGCATGCAGCAGAAACCCGACGTTCTTGGAGCCTTTCTGGAGGAAGAATGCAGCAAGTAGTGCAATTATGGTGGTAGGATGGCATCACATGGGCTATGAATTTGAAGATGGTTCACTAACATCTAAAGAACTGGAGGAGCAAATACGAAAGCTCCATGCTACAGCCGGAAATGCAATCACAGACGGAAAATACATAGTCTTTGGCGGTGGCTCGACTCAGCTCCTTAGTGCAGCAGTAAATGCTCTTTCATCCAAGGTTTCATCATCACCTACAAAGGTCGTTGCATCTGTGCCATATTACCCGGTTAGTCATTGAAAACATCAAGCGAATTATCATCTCTAACACTTGAAGTCAAATCTGGTCAAGAATTATATGTTACTCTTGTTTGATGCTTGATGAAGTTAATCATTTCCTGTTACTACTCTTCAATGTTGCCTTTCGATTGCACCAGCAATATTTGTTTTGTATTGTGAAGGATGTTGGGGAGTTCCATGATGCTCTCCTGTGGCTGGAAGAAGCCATTCTCTAGGGAATCAATATGACTTGAAGCTGCCAAACTGAGTATCAAGCAAGCTGTGCAAACTGAGTTGGAAAATTGCTGCTCATTATTTTGTAGTAATCCTGGTATTCATGGGAGACTGACCATCGTTTATAAGCTAGTGCAAGGAACTGCACAATTAGCCGTTGGTTTCTCAGCAAATGAAGTTGTTGCAGGTCTGCATCTGGAAGCATGATGTTGCATTTATACCCCCTGAACTTACTTGATGATTAATGCCTATGCCTCTCTCTTATTAATACTACTTGTCAAACAAGATCAGGGcaaatttgaaagaaatttcttattttacttctacaaataattttttaatgggACATCAAGCTGCCTGGACTGATTCTGCAACATATTGTTCCTGTTCAAGGATGCTGTATGCCATTTCTGAACTTAGAGAGGAGGTCAGTGCAAGTGTCAGTAgttttaggggaggtttctgcaatttccCCTAATTCAAATTCAACACGTTATTTTAAGAGGTGTACaccctttaaaaaaaaaaagaaaaaagcaatcAACAGTCAACAGCGGGTTAGCACTTGGCGGTACACAGATTTTCACGTCATCTAGAATTCATCCACAAGACCGCCGGCACGCGCAGCGGAATTACCATTTACAGCCACGCAAAATCCCCGTGCCGACACATGTTTGACAACTGTAAAGATGCCTTCCTTCAATTCTTGTGCCTTCCCCCCATCCCCTCCTGATTTCCTCCACGCCGAAGACATCAATGCCCCTAAATTTCCGCGTTCCCTCTCTTACTTCCTTAGACTCGTTTTCTCCACCCCACAGACCAAAATTCTCACTCTTTTTCCATTTTCAGGTCCATCCCAGATCTAGAAGATCCAATTCTTCCAAGAAGGTACGGAATCCTTTACGTAGGTAATGTATGATCTCTTGTTATTCAAGATTTAATTTTGATTATTCTGGGTTTGGCTGCAGGAGTGAAAATCTTGGAAAAACGGTAATGTCTACATTGGTGGCAGAAACGAATTTCAAGAATGAAGAGGTAAAGAAATCTTTGAGCCCTACTAAGGCTGGACTTGATTCGCTTCCCAAGAGTTTGGTTAACGGCAATGCTAACAAGGACAATGCTGATAAGCCCCCCAAATTGAAGATCTTTATTGGGTATGATCCCCGTGAGGACATCGCTTACGAGGTTTGCCGTTATTCATTGCTGAAAAGATCTTCTATCCCGGTTGAGATTACCCCAATTAAACAATCTGAATTGAGGGGAAAGGGTCTTTATTGGCGTGAAAGAGGGAAGCTAGAGAGCACTGAATTTTCGTTTTCGCGGTTTTTGACTCCCCATTTAGCTGATTATGAAGGTTGGGCCATGTTTGTTGATTGTGATTTTCTGTACCTTGGTGATATAAAGGAATTAACCGATTTGATTGATGATAAATTTGCTATAATGTGTGTACAACATGATTATGCCCCTaaagaaacaaccaaaatggATGGGGCTGTGCAGACGGTTTATCCGAGGAAGAATTGGTCTTCCATGGTTTTGTACAATTGTAGTCACCCTAAAAATAGGATCTTGACTCCTGAGGTGGTGAACACAGAATCAGGGGCATTTTTGCATAGGTTTCAGTGGTTGGAGGATGATGAGATTGGGGAGATTCCGTTCGTGTGGAATTTTCTTGTGGGGCATAACAGGGTTGTTGAGGGCGATTCAAGCACATTCCCTAAGGCAATACATTATACATTAGGAGGCCCATGGTTCGAGGCATGGAAGGATTGTGAGTTTGGAGACTTGTGGTTGAAGGAGCTTGAGGAGTATAAGAAGGCGAAAGAGAAGAAGGTAGATAGCTAAAATGTAGTTCAAAACATTGTTTGATTACTGTTTAATTCCACACTGAGATTACCATTTGGTTTCCATTTGTTATCCCAATTATTCTTGCTAGGCTTGTAGAGTTGCTCCCCTTTAGGGGTCATTTCGATGTAATAGTTGTATTATTCAATTTCTAGCAGTTTCTTATTGAAGAATGATGCTATTAGTTCTCCGGATTTACTACTAGTTTCCATATTTCTTTCTTACAATTGACCAGCTATTTGTTGGAAACAATTTGACGCTTAAccactttctctttcttgaACTCTTGAGATTGCTTTGGTTGCTTGCCCGTTTGCACATTGCATCCTGTTTTAGGTACTACTGTTTTTGTCTTGATTCCTGGTTGAGTAGCTGATCTTACTGGAGAAGTAACTGATGTTATGATCTTTAGGACCGCACTTTGTTGGCACATCATCGCTTTCGTGGTTGCTCCTGGATCAAATAGGATGCAGAGTTTGTGTTTAGACTAGTATGTTTTCTCATCCGTATGCAGAGCTACAAGCATGCCTTTTGGAGATCACCTGTGGTACTTATATATGGTAGTAGTTTCTACAAGAGGGACAACTGTAGTGTTTCAACTTTTGCGCTACAATCTCAGGCTTAACCCCAGAAAAACCTGGTTTCTCCCCCATCAGATGCATGACATTTAAGAGTCAGGCAGAAATTCCATACAAGATGCAGTTTCATTATGTATGCATATCTACTCCTCTTCCACAATTGTAATTCCTTTTCCCTGCTGTTCCAAATTCTACTCGAGTATTCATCTCAGCAAGAAGAATTGACATCTAATTCAATCAACCTGACTAAGAATTATATCTCTTCATGTTCAGTATTCCGCTATGTGGCATCTTGGTTGCTTTTTGTCCTCGGAGAAATTTTTTGTTCTAGGCTTACAAACCCTGGTTTGCTTTACAAAAGGGAAACAAATAGAGCCAATATTATTGCGGAAGCTATAAATACATGGCAATATTGCATTCACGTTCTTACGTGCTTAATGCACTCCTCATATGCAATTTCTGCTTGGCAAAAAAGAGTGAGAGCGAGACTTTACTTGTAGAAACGAACTAGAACTAATGGAAGGACCTAATACAGACCTGATTCTTGATTATATGTTCTTGTCCTATCTATGTTTTCTTCTAACAGCGGCATTAGTATTCAATCATCTAATGCTATTCTTAGTCAATATTGCTCATTGCGCACGGAAAAGTCTCTGCTCTGTTCCAGTACAGCTATGATAGAACACGGCGAATTGACTGGTTTAAGTTGTTCGCTTTTAAATGATGCGGCAGCAGCATTCACCGGTTGCATAAACCGTGGTGACGGGGCCAAACAAGTAAGTATTTGCGAGGCATAGTTACAAAACCCCGGTCTAGCCGTGACGGGTCAGTCAGTTGGCCAGTGAACTGGCTGCTCAACCCAACCGAGTTGATAATTGGACCAAATAAGGAAGAAATCAGTTAAAAAGTCAATGACcagctttttttaaaaaaaaaaaaattgattggtTCAACCATTGTTTTGGCCACAACTTTAACAATTACGGCTCGGGACGGATTAGGtgtttttttggatattttttaaaaattttattatagcagTGTATATTAAAAACTTTATATTGTAGATGATCCATTTGAATTAGATATATTTTGGGgtgttttaaaatttaaaattttattgagatattttttaaaagcTTGTAAAAAATTTCCTACCACCCACCACCCCTCCTCTCTCCTCCATAGCCAGCAACCCTCTCCTCTCCTCCGCTGCTGCcatcctcttcctctttctCTCTCCTCCTATTTTGACTGCACAACTTTGCTGTATTAAGTTAGTGAAATAGTAGCCGTAGTTTGTGGAGTATTTAAATTGCTCCTAATTTCATATGGAGATGACATAACATATCAAACAGGGCCTTAGTGAGACAGTGCGTCCCGTTTAGCTACTAACCTGAGCATCATTATGTAGTTTCTATTcctctttctttccattttgtATCGATGAAGTGCTTAATTTTACTCCGTGAAGGAAATCGCCATGGGAGGAGAGGAAGCAAAGAAGTGAGGGGCCATTCTTGTTGGTTTGTTTCTTGAACTCTGTTGAGCGATAGATTTCGGAGCATCACCGTAGGTAGAATAATATCAATATGATGATATCCGCCGTAATGAAAATGACAGCCCCGGCCGAAAGGACAAATGCTATTAGATGATTAGATTGGTCTTAGATGATTGATTTCTCTCAATTCACGAAACCtcaaaaacatgcaaaacacttTCTCTTAATTAGCTTGACAAGTTTTCATATACTATTATAATATTTAAACAACAcacaaataaattaaattaaaggaGACACACGGCACGCTTGTGTGATAGAACAAAGACACGTGTATAATAGGCTTATCCACGACTACAATGTAAAGGACTTATTTGTGCTGTGGAATAATAGAAACTCATCAGAACACGAAACTGACGCAGGCGGATGTGATTGTGAAGACTAAAGAGAGGAATATGCCAAAATGCCAGAGCATCCATCCCTAAGCGCCAATATGCCAAGTCCACGTCTTTTATTTTAGATCttatttgataactcaattcagcagttaaatttaatggattcaaattctgtttaatgacaaaaaattgaacatctgaattaattaagtgacccTGAATTTTTCTAGGTAAAATTTGCTtccaaaattaaatgataagttattcacttatcactgaatatgatttgcactcaaatgtatttcagttttatcaaacgcatccGCACGCTACAAATTTAAAGAGCACAGGCTTGGCTTATGACTTTTAACTAGAATTTGATAGCAATAATAGCTTCACTCTGAAGCAGTCTAGCTAAAAGCTGCAGTGTATAAGAAAGCAAAAGCAGCAGTGGCAGTAGCAGTAGTAGAACTAGTTGAAGATGGATGCCCCGCCGCTCTCTCAAGAGATGTCTTACTACGATCATGTTAAGCAGCGACATACGGATAAAGGCTGCCTCTATGCTTGGTCTGTATATCTAATTAATTTCTTCCTTTTGTATTactgtatttatttattttttactgagATCGATGGATATGGATGTTATCTCTTTTCTTCAGTTCCGAAAACCTAATCAAATCCTTACCTTAACCAGAAAATACTACTACATATATTGCATGTAATTCTTTGCAAACCTTTGATGTGCAGTTTGTTCGCGGCGTGTTGCTGTTTCTGTTGCTACGAGACATGCGAGTGCTGTTTGGATATCATCTGCTGCAAGTGTTTCTAACGTCTTCTTGGTCTACTGATTcaattctcttttaatttgtGCCCGTGAAGCAAACTATGTCGTCCTGTTGTTTTAGTTTTTTGAGCTCCTTCAGCTTCTTGGTGTGGTTCAAAATTGAGACTTTAACCGGTCTCAGGTGTTAAAAAGATTGTCAGACTCGTATAAACTGTTCTCCCTTCGTAATTAATTCCTTCTTCGTACTTTGGCTGAATGATTCTGCAtttacaaaaataattttataccTCTGCCTAGTACCAAGTCGCTAGAACCGAAACAGACCAAACACTCTCTTACAGTTTAAGTGACATCCAATCCATTGTAGTAAAGCAAAGTTCAAGCTTTACACCTTGTGTGACGTTTCATAATAAAAGCTCACGTTGATGAATATTTTCGTTTTCTAGGTGGCAACTTGCTGTCGTGATTAATCTCTAATACTCATGGTTTCACGACTGAAAATCCTGGCCCGGTCAGCTTGTCCAGAGTGAGGATCATATAATTCACTTTTACACACACAGctttttcccattctttgcctaATTCCTTGTTTGCCCCCTCCAAGTCTCACTTCTTTGAAGCCATTGAAAGTCTACCTTCAAATTTACATCTATTCTCGGCCATATTAGCCTTTTGCACTCtgctaaaacaaaggggaaggagaaaaaaaaaaaaagaaatcaacgGTTTCACCTAATAATACCTACCATATGACCTTTAAATTGTACAAAAAGTTGGATAAAAAAATGGTGAAGACAATAGTACAATGATAAGGCTGATCCAAAAAACCATGTCTAAGCAAATGCACGGGAAAAATCAAGTCCCCCTGCACCGAAGCCTATTGAGCTGCTAATCTTTACCTAGCAACCAAGGATGGGGTTTCTTCCTTCGTCAATCTCAATGACAAGGACATGCTTTGGATCAGAACCCTTGGGTCCTTCGGCGTAAAGAGTAGGGAGATAAGCCTTGTATGCAGGCAAGTACCGTGAAACAAAATCCATAACCTGTGATGAATTGAATAAGGAAAACATTTCACTATTCAAAAGCAGATTCCAATATACCTATTGAATTATCAATTTTGGTATTCATCAAGCAACAGATATATGTGCTTATTAACCACACCTCTTCATCGGACATGCCTGGGTTTCCATCCGCCCTCATAGCAATCTCTGCCTGAAAATAATCCCACATGACTTAGTTAGAAACTTGGATGGTTTTTGCAAGGAAAAGTTTTCTTCCTGTCCCAGGAGAAAGGCTAATGGGTAACTAATGATTAACCTGCAACCGCCACTGGTAGACATAATTTGGGTCTTGAATCTTGATAATTATCCATGAGTTTACAAACCTGTCCCATACATCATAATATGCTTCCAGATTCTTATTCACTGTCTCAAGCTGCAAAGTCAAGTTCATATCTGACCATTATGGTTTTGATCAAACTTGTTACTCAGTGGGAGGATGAGTAAACACGGTCGGCTAACATGTTCCACTAGATCAATATCGAGTACTCTTACCTGAGGATCAACAGCTTTGACGGTTTCAGCAGGGACAGGTTTAAAACCAAGCATCCAACCCTCAAACAGGACAGCCTAACagattggaaaaaagaaaaattacaacTCAATGTATATCTGCCATGTTCATAAATGAAGCATTATTcagatgagaaaaaaaaaaaacccataagAGTGTATAGTTTACTCATAAAGGCGGTCTAGCAAGGGCTCAAGTCAGATCCCACAAAGAGTGGAAGGACCAGCTACTTTCTAAGAAACCAGAACCAAAATTCAATATCAAGTTGCTATATTATAATGCTCAACTGAAGCCTCTTACAGTTAGTGGCCCCTCAACTTCTGGCCATGTCGAAGGATCAGCTCGGTCACCTCTACCATTGTGTGCAGACTGAAAGGTCAAGAGACGGGTTGGCAAATCTAAACTCCAGATGTACGACTGagatcaaaaattttgaaagttacACCAGCTTACTTTATCATACCGAGGAAGTTTCATTTTCAACCCTGAAAAGTTCAATGTATGATTAAACTAAATTCTCCAACTATAGGATCAATCAGCAAGCCAAGGAAAATGATGCTGGATGTTCTTACCTTCTTTAGTCAATTTGGATAGAGCTGTCAGTGTCTCAACTGACAATGAAAGATCATGGCTTCCAGCATTTCCGCGAAACTGATTTCAACAATATAGGTCTTAGAAAATTCCTTCCATCTCTGCCgctctcatttgaaacaaaaagACAGAGAATGTTGAGTACTTAAATTGCCTTACCTCTAAAAGCGCATTCCCTGAATTCCTTTCACGCAGTTTTGCCTAAAAATAAATCAGTATTTCTCTATGGAATGAAAACATGAAGcagaaatgcaagaaaatagggAAATGAAATTCCAGATCCCGACAGACATTTACCTGACTTTCTGCAGTTAAATAGAAGTCGTCAATGGATAAGGTTGCAGTCTTCCTGTTATTCAACATATTATAGAAGTTATCAGTCTTTCTTTTCCCATGTACACAAAGAACAACTTAGATGGCTCAAATTCAATAGAAATCACCATTTTGCAATCTACCTCCCAGTGATCCGAAAAAGATAATCCAGTGCAAAGACAAGTGTTGTTTTTCCACAACCTTGTGGTGCACTAAAACCAATCTGCATTAGAAGATAATGACAGATTTATTAGGTTGAATAGCTTAATGGACATAAACTCCACAAGACGGTGACACGTGCGTCTCACTTGAACTTGACCATCTTgggttttccttcttttttctacTTCTAACAATCGCTAGCGTTTGAACCcagtgagaaaaaaaaaggactaaAGGAACATTAGAAAATAACTATGTACCACCAAAGGAGGGATATCTTCTCCTTCATTAAAAGTTGACATATGCTGAGAAATTTCGTCTTCACACCACAAGAACACTGGAACATAGTAGTGGTAGATTCGAACTTTTTGAGGATCTGTCATATACAACTCATCGAGTTGAAACAATCTACACAATTTTGAGCCATACAGTAACCACTTATCAATAGACTCTGCCACCTTCTCTGTGGTTAGACCGAACTTGTCTAGAAGTGGTCCTGAgcatatgaaatcaaatagatccTTCACAGCTGAAACTTCAGCAGGGGCTGTAGGAAAGCGGGAATGTATTGGGCCTTGCCTGTGACCATTGTGAACAAAATTATCACCACAGGCAGAATTGTCTTGTATCCAAGAACTTTTACTGCCTGCATCAATAATACTAGTCAACGAACAAACTTTACAACCAAATCTCATTTATGAATAGTTGGAATGAGAGGATGATTTCAAGTTTTTACTTCTTTCATTTAAATTGCTCATACTGAAAAGCTACAGAGTAGGCCAAAAAGCATgataaatgcaaatgaaattgCTAAGCACaaaattttttgtcattttcattttcaattgaGTATAAATGATGATATGAGTAGAGAAATAACTGCAGCTCTTTGCCAGCCACTTTTACACAATACTACCACGTGAAATGAGATTGGATATTCTAGAGATTTCTAGAGAATCACAAAGTTACAGGATTAGAAGAGAGCAACGAGTCATTGAGGCAGCCTAAatcctttggttcaccttagagTGGCCACCAACATCACATGTTACTGGTATCATGTTCACGGAAATAGGCAACGCCAGATTCTTCTAAGTAGCTGCTTCACACTTGTAGTCTGTTGTGGACTGAATGGTGGGAGCAACTGATTTGCATTATTGGGATATGCATTCTAATAGGGGAGAAAACCTAAGCCTACGACTAACTCTTGAGAAAATCATAAACCTCTGCATAGTTCTTGAGAGTTTCCACTTTCCAACAGATTATTATTCCTCGCACATTACGTTTGTATGGGGACGAATAATGATTTAATGATGTACTGTAGTTCGAAACTCCCTTGTAGGTGTAGTAATTTAAGAATTTAAAAGCGAAAAGTATAACTGTACTTAAAAATCAGTTCAGCCTTTAAGAAAAAGATGAACTTAAACTTGGTATTAGCCACACATAATCATCCCTCAACCC encodes the following:
- the LOC113767892 gene encoding protein CDI-like isoform X1 codes for the protein MSTLVAETNFKNEEVKKSLSPTKAGLDSLPKSLVNGNANKDNADKPPKLKIFIGYDPREDIAYEVCRYSLLKRSSIPVEITPIKQSELRGKGLYWRERGKLESTEFSFSRFLTPHLADYEGWAMFVDCDFLYLGDIKELTDLIDDKFAIMCVQHDYAPKETTKMDGAVQTVYPRKNWSSMVLYNCSHPKNRILTPEVVNTESGAFLHRFQWLEDDEIGEIPFVWNFLVGHNRVVEGDSSTFPKAIHYTLGGPWFEAWKDCEFGDLWLKELEEYKKAKEKKDRTLLAHHRFRGCSWIK
- the LOC113767892 gene encoding protein CDI-like isoform X2, which codes for MSTLVAETNFKNEEVKKSLSPTKAGLDSLPKSLVNGNANKDNADKPPKLKIFIGYDPREDIAYEVCRYSLLKRSSIPVEITPIKQSELRGKGLYWRERGKLESTEFSFSRFLTPHLADYEGWAMFVDCDFLYLGDIKELTDLIDDKFAIMCVQHDYAPKETTKMDGAVQTVYPRKNWSSMVLYNCSHPKNRILTPEVVNTESGAFLHRFQWLEDDEIGEIPFVWNFLVGHNRVVEGDSSTFPKAIHYTLGGPWFEAWKDCEFGDLWLKELEEYKKAKEKKVDS
- the LOC113767629 gene encoding D-glycerate 3-kinase, chloroplastic, with translation MAALNILWQPTNPGQLTQPSTSPSHSNFNSDIIHTDCYHNNSTNRIAIKSKWAAVPRRALTKVRAKFSPLPSQMLPESSISSGSKSSWIQDNSACGDNFVHNGHRQGPIHSRFPTAPAEVSAVKDLFDFICSGPLLDKFGLTTEKVAESIDKWLLYGSKLCRLFQLDELYMTDPQKVRIYHYYVPVFLWCEDEISQHMSTFNEGEDIPPLVIGFSAPQGCGKTTLVFALDYLFRITGRKTATLSIDDFYLTAESQAKLRERNSGNALLEFRGNAGSHDLSLSVETLTALSKLTKEGLKMKLPRYDKSAHNGRGDRADPSTWPEVEGPLTAVLFEGWMLGFKPVPAETVKAVDPQLETVNKNLEAYYDVWDRFVNSWIIIKIQDPNYVYQWRLQAEIAMRADGNPGMSDEEVMDFVSRYLPAYKAYLPTLYAEGPKGSDPKHVLVIEIDEGRNPILGC